From Xiphophorus couchianus chromosome 23, X_couchianus-1.0, whole genome shotgun sequence, one genomic window encodes:
- the LOC114138646 gene encoding neuronal acetylcholine receptor subunit alpha-3-like — MNFFGKLPAFLLLVLLAAQGCFSSKAEDRLFRRLFRRYNQFIRPVENVSDPVTVEFEVSISQLVKVDEVNQIMETNLWLRHVWNDYKLRWTPVEFDGIEYIRVPSNKIWRPDIVLYNNAVGDFLVEDKTKALLKFDGTITWVPPAIFKSSCPMDITYFPFDYQNCSMKFGSWTYDKAKIDLVLIGSKVNLKDFWESGEWEIIDAPGYKHDIKYNCCEEIYPDITYSFYIRRLPLFYTINLIIPCLLISFLTVLVFYLPSDCGEKVTLCISVLLSLTVFLLVITETIPSTSLVIPLIGEYLLFTMIFVTLSIVITVFVLNVHYRTPMTHTMPEWVRMVFLGVLPRVMLMRRPIDQGCSSPARITGATGGGVTGGGIKKRKTSIGGGSSSGSVGGITGGVACPPLDSGSGAGGTSSAGGSMNCVEYGDVTRDLNRDMTRRCPYRGKEVPTPVPPPMVPPPPPQANPAQGPPESEPPKAPRPLNASSPVSAVVAFSVVSPEIKQAIESVKYIAENMRTRNKAKEVEDDWKYVAMVIDRIFLWVFVTVCVLGTLGLFLQPLISFLK, encoded by the exons GCTGCTTCTCATCCAAGGCAGAGGACAGATTATTCCGAAGGTTGTTCCGAAGATACAACCAGTTCATCCGACCTGTGGAGAATGTGTCTGATCCAGTTACGGTGGAGTTTGAAGTGTCCATATCACAGCTTGTTAAAGTG GATGAGGTGAATCAAATTATGGAAACTAACCTGTGGCTGAGACAT GTTTGGAACGACTATAAACTGAGATGGACCCCTGTTGAATTCGATGGCATCGAGTACATACGAGTTCCATCCAACAAAATCTGGAGACCGGATATTGTCTTATACAACAA TGCTGTTGGTGACTTCCTTGTAGAGGACAAGACCAAAGCTTTGCTGAAGTTTGACGGCACCATCACTTGGGTCCCCCCAGCTATATTCAAATCCTCCTGCCCAATGGACATCACTTACTTCCCCTTTGACTACCAGAACTGCTCGATGAAGTTTGGGTCCTGGACCTATGACAAAGCAAAGATCGACTTGGTGCTCATTGGCTCAAAG GTGAACCTGAAAGACTTCTGGGAAAGTGGGGAGTGGGAGATTATTGATGCACCTGGAtacaaacatgacattaagtatAACTGCTGTGAAGAAATCTACCCAGACATCACCTACTCCTTCTACATCCGTCGCCTGCCTCTTTTCTACACAATAAACCTCATTATCCCTTGCCTCCTCATCTCCTTCCTCACGGTGTTGGTTTTCTATCTCCCATCAGACTGCGGGGAGAAGGTCACCCTGTGCATCTCCGTCCTGCTCTCCCTCACTGTGTTCCTGCTGGTCATCACTGAAACCATCCCCTCCACGTCGCTCGTCATCCCGCTGATTGGAGAGTATCTTCTCTTTACCATGATTTTTGTAACTCTGAGTATTGTCATTACTGTCTTTGTGCTGAATGTGCACTACCGTACTCCAATGACTCACACGATGCCGGAGTGGGTGAGGATGGTGTTCCTCGGGGTGCTGCCCAGAGTGATGCTGATGAGACGGCCGATTGACCAGGGCTGCTCATCACCTGCCAGAATTACAGGAGCGACAGGAGGAGGAGTCACCGGCGGAGgtattaaaaagagaaagaccAGCATAGGAGGAGGAAGCAGCTCTGGAAGTGTTGGAGGCATAACTGGAGGCGTGGCATGCCCACCGCTGGATAGTGGCTCAGGGGCAGGTGGGACGTCTTCAGCTGGTGGCTCCATGAACTGTGTGGAGTATGGCGACGTGACCCGTGACCTTAACCGCGACATGACTAGGAGGTGTCCCTACAGAGGCAAGGAGGTGCCAACTCCTGTTCCTCCACCGATggttcctccacctcctccccaGGCAAACCCggctcaggggcctccagagtCAGAGCCACCAAAGGCGCCAAGGCCTTTGAACGCCTCGTCGCCTGTCAGTGCTGTCGTTGCTTTTTCTGTGGTGTCGCCGGAGATCAAGCAGGCCATTGAGAGCGTGAAATACATCGCAGAGAACATGAGGACACGCAACAAAGCCAAGGAG GTGGAGGATGACTGGAAGTACGTTGCCATGGTCATCGACAGGATTTTCCTGTGGGTTTTTGTGACAGTGTGTGTGCTGGGAACTCTGGGACTTTTCCTCCAGCCACTTATAAGCTTCCTAAAATGA